The nucleotide window TTCATAAAAAAGGTCGAGGTTGACGTTTTTTGAGAATAGATAACTAATTTTCGGAAGCCACAAATAGCCTTCAATCGTATAATTTTTTTCGGCAAATGTTTGAGATTCTGTTGCGGTTTGAATGGTTTTTGCCATTACGTCAAAGAGCCAGCTTTTTTGAAGCAGATGTTGGTACTGCAGTTGGTGAAAACTGTTTTTGTTTTGGATGGTTCCAATTGAAACTAAATTTTGGGTTTCATTTTTGGTAAAAGTGTAAGTGACCGAATGGTCTTTTTTTCCTCTGTTGTACGAAAGACTGTTGGAGAAAGATTTGATAAGTCCCAAAATAGTATTAGATGTTGGTTCAAATGGATTCAAAGACAAATGTTCTCCATCACTTTTGACTTTTTGTTCCATAATAAAGGAAGTTTGCATATAAAAAACGGATAAAGCTTTCTTGAACGTACTACTGTTTTGCCAAACAATAGGATTGATGATGAATGACTGCGAGAATCTGTTTTGGTTGGTTTTGATGTAAATCTGATTGGGTAAAAAGATTCGGGTATAGGTCGCCAAATCAGGAAATGGAGCAATTTCAAATTCTTCCAAATCTTTTATTCCATTCCCGTTGTAGTCATTCCAAGTGTATTTTCCCTGTCCGGCCGGAACTTCCACGTAAGTGTAATCCTGAAAAGGCATTGCTCCCGAATTGGTTTCGTAAAGCGTGTTACTCTGAATTAATCGGTCAAAAAACTGATCGTTGTATTGTATCCTGGAATTGAGTGAATTTGTGGTTTTTAAGGCAGAATCAGTGTAATTCAATTGTCTGTAATTGAGAAACACAGATAATTCCCGATTTTCGGTTTTGAATAATTTGGATTGTAAATTATAGCTGTTCGAAGTATTCACTCTTTGCAGCAAACCGTTCTGGACACTGTCGTTTATTCTTCTTGCATAACCCAGTTGAAGATAAACCTTTGTGCTGTCCCCGTGTCCGGCGTAGATTCCGTATTCCGAAAAACGTTGGCTGAGTAAGGAAAATTGTTGTGTTACCTTGTCTTTTTCCTGATTATTTTCAAAGCGAATGGTGTTGCCTACCCAGTTTTTATTGGAATTATAACGAACATGCGAAAAGTTTCTCAGAAATTTTGATGTGTTTTCCAATGCGTCGCTTTTCAGATAACTTCCATCGTTTTTGAAGCTCCAATTCGAAAACTCAAACCCTGCGTTGAGGTTGTTTTTTATCCCCGAATAGGCATTGGCTAAATCCAGTTTTTGGAAAGCATACGTTATTGTCGCACTATTTTTGGAGTTTTCATTTGGAATTAAATTAAAATTCAAACCTGTACCCAACAAACTTTGGTTTCCCGTAACTGTTGTGTTAATATTCCAATCCCGATAAAACTCGATGCTGTTGATGCGTTCTACAGGTCTAAAATTGGCTTCTATGCCTTGAAAATTAACAAAGGCATCGACATTCCATTTTTTGGAATACAACCGCTGTTTGGCGTTGAATTCGCCGGCCAGTCCTTTGTTGTTATAGTCATCTATTGGAGAAAATAAATTTTTATCGTTGTTGCTGACGGCCAATTCAAAATCGACAGCCGTTTTTTCCGAAGGATTGTATTTTCCAAAGAAAGTTGCCACCTGCGATTTTGTGGGAGCAACGAGTTGAATAATGGGCTCGTAATTTCCTTGCGGAATTCCATTTGCCGGAGCGACATATTCAAATATTTTATCCACGCTTGTTGGATTAGTCAGTTTGTAATTTCCTTTGGCTTGACCGACCAAAGTAAACTGAACATTGTACAATTCGTCATCCGGATTTTTGGAATATTCATAAATCGTTGTGTTGCTGAGAATCGTTTTTTTGTACTGAATTTTCTTTTCGTCATACGCATCGGGAACGGCAGAAGGGGCAACCATTTTGTCGTGATTGTCTCCGGCTTCCGCCAAAATATGAGCCTGTTCACTCGAGAGATTTTGTTGTACGGGTTGATTTTTTAAATCATTTTCAGAATAAACCGCTGCTCCAAAATTCCATTTTTTGTCGGTAAAACTACCGCCGTCGTAGGTGATGAATCTCGTGTAATTGTTTTCAGAATATTGGTATTCGACCACAATCCGCATTTCGGAAGTGATGGGGAATTGAGGATTAAATCGAATTTCCCCCGAATTATAGTCGATGATGTAGTCCAAGTTTTCGCCTCTTTTCAATAAAACGCCATTGACATAAACCCGCTCCGAACCAATGATGACCAAAACATACAATTCGCCATTTTTTCCAACCAATTTATAAGGCCCCTGATTTCCTTCCTGTCCTTTGAAATTACTGCTGGCATAATTCCCCGTCACAAGTCCGCCCGATGCAAAAACGTTGGTCTTGCTGTCTTCATTCCCGAAATTGACCGTGGCAGATAATCCCTGAATTTTTTTATTGAAAGGGAGAAATCGGGTCGTGTTGTTGCCAATGAAAACATCTCCGGCACGAACATTCCAGTTGTCGCTGAAAAGTTCCATAAAAATATTGTCGTATTGATTTAACCGTTGCGAATAACTGCCTTCCTGAACCGGAATATTAGTATCCCGTATGGAAGCACGGAGACTCACTTTCTCGGAAATTTTTCCCGTGAGCTGAAAATCAAGATTCGAATTGACCACCGCATTTTGATTGTTGCCCATAGTTACACCTCTAGAAAGACTTCCTGACGCGAGAAGACCGTCAAACGGAATGTTTTTTGGTGTCGAAAAGCGTTCCATTTTGTATAAATTCTGATTGGTGGCATCGTTGTCCAGAATTTTGCTACTGTCGTAAATAGTATATTCTTTGGTTAAAAAATCTGGTAATTTTAGATAGTGAACCGTTAAAGAATCTGTAGGTGGCGGGTTTTGGTTTTTGAATATAAGATAGCCTTTTGGAAAGTTGACTTGGTACAAAGTGCTGTCAATAACTTGGTTTTTGGCATCCAAAACTTTGAAAAAGCTAGAGTTTATACTCACCGATTCCAAATGAATGGTATCTGTTGTAAAAGCTATTTTTTTGGAAGCATAACTCGATTCTGTTTCCTGAGCCCAAAGCCCCGAAAAACAAAAAATAGCCATCCAAAACAATACTTTTTTTAGCATAAATAATACAAGTCCAATGCGCCAAAAATAGTGTTTATTATTTTATGATGTTTGTTGGTTTCTTGAATTGCGAAATGGCGGGTAAAATGGCACACGGATGAAACGGATAAAACAGATAAAACAGATTTATACGGATTTTTTTATTTGACGAATAAAGCATTAGAAGGTAAGGTTTTGTTGTGATTTATAAGAATTGTTGTATATTTGATAAAGATAAATACTGAATTTGGTCGATGCTAAACTAGTTAATCAATTGCCTCCAGCTTTAGCTGGAGGTAACTAAGTGCAAAGACAAATTGGCTTTAGCCTAAAAAATCAACAATTTTATTTGGCTAAAGCCTTTTTTTTCTCAAAATCTAATTCCTCCAGCTGAAGCTGGAGGCAAACCAATACTAACAAACTCATGTTTCGAACACTTATGATTGCAAATCCGCGCTATCGGTCTTAATGAGAGTTTTTGTATATAGGCGATTTGATAAATCTGTGAAAATCCGTTTAATCCGTGTCATCTGTGGGCCATATTTCTGTAAACAAAAAATGGAAGCTGAGAAATTCGGCTTCCATTTTTTTTTATCTAATTAAAAAATTAATTCTCTTTGGTTACGATTTGCATCGTTTCTTTGCTTATTTGTTTCAATAGTACAGTTTTGTTATCTTCTACCGTTTGAGCAGCTTGTTCGTTGAAATGTCTAATGGTGTATAAAGTAACATTTTCGGTGAAATCCACTTTGAATTTTTTGGAAAGGATTGCGTTGCAATCATTGAAGTTTCCAAATTTATCCTCCACACAAACCGAGAAACTAATCGCAGAGTTCTGAATTAAGTTTACTTTAAGTCTGAATTGGTGGAATAAACCAAAGATTTCGCTGATGTTTTCTTCCATAATGAAAGAGAAATCTATCGAAGACAACGAAATCAATAATTGGTTTCTTTTTACGATGAAACATGGCAAATAAGGCTCTAAATCTTGTCCTTTGGCAACTGCAGTTCCTTTTAGCAACGGATTGATAAAGGATTTTACATACAACGGAATTTCCTTTTTCTGTAGCGGTTGCAATGTTTTTGGGTGAATAACCGATGCTCCGTAAAACGCCAATTCGATGGCTTCACGATACGAAATATGGTTTAGCAAACTTGCGTTTTCAAAGTATCTTGGGTCGGCATTCATAACTCCCGGAACATCTTTCCAGATCGTTACGCTTTCGGCGCCAAGGCAGTATGCCAAAATTGCCGCAGTATAATCTGAACCTTCACGTCCCAAAGTGGTGGTAAAATTGTTTTCGTCAGATCCCAAGAAACCTTGAGTGATGTTTAGAATGTTGCGTTTGAAGTTTCCTGCAATGTTTTTTTGTGTCAATTCCCAATCTACTTCGGCATCGCGGTAAGTAGAATCGGTTTTGATGTAATTTCTAATATCTACCCATTCTGTCTTAATACCTTTGAAATTCATAAAATGACTCAAAATGGTAGTCGATATGATTTCTCCGTAACTTACGATTTGATCGTAAACAAAATTATAATTTGGTGATTTATTGTGAGCTAGAAAATACTCTAAATCGTTAAAATGTGTATTTGCCGCAGTGAAAACTTCATTGGTTTCATCTTCGAATAAATCCAATAAGATTTGGTTGTGGTATTTTTTTACTTCCTGTACCGAAGAATTCAATTCAGGTGATTTATCAAAATAATTTTTAATCACATCTTCCAGTGCATTAGTGGTTTTTCCCATTGCCGAAACAACAACTAACACGTCCTCATAACCCACTTGTTGCAAAACGTCGTAAACGTTTCTGATACCGGCTGCATCTTTTACCGATGCACCTCCAAATTTGAATACCCTCATTTTAATTCAGATTTTTGATTTCGAATTTTTGAAC belongs to Flavobacterium gilvum and includes:
- a CDS encoding aspartate kinase → MRVFKFGGASVKDAAGIRNVYDVLQQVGYEDVLVVVSAMGKTTNALEDVIKNYFDKSPELNSSVQEVKKYHNQILLDLFEDETNEVFTAANTHFNDLEYFLAHNKSPNYNFVYDQIVSYGEIISTTILSHFMNFKGIKTEWVDIRNYIKTDSTYRDAEVDWELTQKNIAGNFKRNILNITQGFLGSDENNFTTTLGREGSDYTAAILAYCLGAESVTIWKDVPGVMNADPRYFENASLLNHISYREAIELAFYGASVIHPKTLQPLQKKEIPLYVKSFINPLLKGTAVAKGQDLEPYLPCFIVKRNQLLISLSSIDFSFIMEENISEIFGLFHQFRLKVNLIQNSAISFSVCVEDKFGNFNDCNAILSKKFKVDFTENVTLYTIRHFNEQAAQTVEDNKTVLLKQISKETMQIVTKEN